A portion of the Syngnathoides biaculeatus isolate LvHL_M chromosome 7, ASM1980259v1, whole genome shotgun sequence genome contains these proteins:
- the zar1 gene encoding zygote arrest protein 1, whose product MATYGEEQVDRYFYSPYNNPYSGRYRPKEVPRKYRGGYLSHYGADSSEAFNNQQRAQLKSILSQINPKLTPRLRKANTKDVAVQVNPKQDASVQCSLGPRSLGALKRDSRRKKASESSVTSGDAGSPKGGVRYPRTLALYSPVAYRNITCFLAEDKESPPASPAEVPPAERGEEVEASAGGDDDLEKDPEEKRAEPVESKDPPKSEETGDAVDEPPKEKARVRFQFLEQKYGYYHCRECNLRWESAYVWCVQGTNKVYFKQYCRKCQKEFNPYRVEDITCHTCNKARCCCALTQRHVDPKRPHRQDLCGRCKGKRLSCDSTFSFKYII is encoded by the exons ATGGCAACGTACGGTGAGGAGCAAGTCGATCGTTATTTCTATTCACCTTACAATAACCCTTATTCGGGCAGATACCGGCCCAAAGAGGTTCCGAGGAAGTACAGAGGCGGGTACCTCTCGCACTATGGCGCCGACTCCTCGGAGGCCTTCAACAACCAGCAGCGGGCCCAGCTCAAGTCCATCCTGTCTCAGATCAACCCCAAGCTCACGCCGAGGCTCCGCAAGGCCAACACCAAGGACGTGGCCGTGCAGGTCAACCCCAAGCAGGACGCCTCGGTGCAGTGCTCGCTCGGCCCGAGGAGCCTCGGCGCGCTCAAGAGAGACTCCCGGCGCAAGAAAGCCTCCGAGAGCTCCGTGACGTCCGGGGACGCCGGGAGCCCCAAGGGGGGCGTGCGCTACCCGCGGACCCTGGCGCTCTACTCCCCCGTCGCCTACCGGAACATCACTTGCTTCCTGGCGGAGGACAAGGAGTCGCCGCCGGCGTCGCCCGCGGAGGTTCCTCCGGCCGAGCGGGGAGAGGAGGTCGAGGCTTCCGCGGGGGGCGACGACGATTTGGAGAAGGATCCGGAGGAGAAGCGGGCCGAGCCCGTCGAGTCAAAAGATCCGCCGAAGAGCGAGGAGACCGGGGACGCCGTTGACGAGCCTCCCAAGGAGAAAGCCAGAGTGCGCTTCCAG tttctgGAGCAGAAGTACGGCTATTACCACTGCAGAGAGTGCAATCTGAGATGGGAGAGCGCCTATGTGTGGTGCGTTCAGGGCACCAACAAG GTCTACTTCAAACAATACTGCAGGAAATGCCAGAAGGAGTTCAACCCATACCGCGTGGAGGACATCACATGTCAC ACGTGCAACAAAGCCCGCTGCTGCTGCGCCTTGACTCAACGGCACGTGGACCCCAAGCGTCCTCACAGGCAGGACTTGTGCGGCCGCTGCAAAGGCAAGCGGCTGTCTTGCGACAGCACCTTCAGCTTCAAGTACATCATCTGA
- the slc10a4 gene encoding sodium/bile acid cotransporter 4, with translation MDKSGAPPPWGGSEPTAVSPPSDVLRLVPAFWDSPLSHGINVFVGLVLCFTMLGLGCTVDVGQLGEHVRRPVGVLLAAVCQFVIMPLVAFLLALAFSLDDVAAVAVLLCGCCPGGNLSNIMSLLAHGEMNLSIIMTISSTLLALVLMPLCLWIYSRAWINTPVVSLMPFGAIVLTLCSTLIPIGLGVMLRYRCPRLADTVLRASLWSLLITLVLLFILTAALLGRELLSAIPPSVYVVALLMPMCGYAAGYGLAALFRLPPNSRRAVSLETGCQNVQLCTAILKLAFPPQLMGGMYMFPLLYALFQAAEAGVFILAYRVYRERVLGKEEPAARRDREDTDVTYQRFRDEDVDFDASYGAVTVSDPNGVVLDPCPPDPTPV, from the exons ATGGACAAGTCCGGCGCACCGCCGCCCTGGGGGGGCTCGGAGCCGACGGCGGTCTCGCCCCCGTCCGACGTGCTCCGCCTGGTGCCCGCTTTCTGGGACTCCCCCCTTAGCCACGGCATCAACGTGTTTGTGGGCCTGGTGCTGTGCTTCACCATGCTGGGGCTGGGCTGCACGGTGGACGTCGGCCAGCTGGGCGAGCACGTCCGGCGGCCCGTCGGGGTGCTGCTGGCCGCCGTGTGCCAGTTCGTCATCATGCCCCTGGTGGCCTTCCTGCTGGCGCTGGCCTTTTCCCTGGACGACGTGGCCGCCGTGGCCGTGCTGCTGTGCGGCTGCTGCCCCGGGGGGAACTTGTCCAACATCATGTCGCTGCTGGCGCACGGAGAGATGAACCTCAG CATCATCATGACCATCTCGTCCACGCTGCTGGCCCTGGTGCTGATGCCGCTGTGCCTGTGGATCTACAGCCGCGCGTGGATCAACACGCCCGTGGTCAGCCTCATGCCCTTCGGCGCCATCGTCCTGACGCTGTGCAGCACCCTCATCCCCATCGGCCTCGGCGTCATGCTGCGCTACCGATGCCCGCGGCTGGCTGACACCGTCTTGAGG GCGTCGTTGTGGTCTCTGCTCATCACCCTGGTGCTGCTCTTCATCCTAACGGCGGCCCTGCTGGGCCGCGAGCTGCTGTCGGCCATCCCGCCGTCCGTGTACGTCGTGGCCCTGCTGATGCCCATGTGCGGCTACGCGGCGGGCTACGGCCTGGCCGCGCTCTTCCGCCTGCCGCCCAACAGCCGCCGCGCCGTCTCGCTGGAGACGGGCTGCCAGAACGTGCAGCTGTGCACCGCCATCCTCAAGCTGGCCTTCCCGCCGCAGCTGATGGGCGGCATGTACATGTTCCCGCTACTCTACGCGCTCTTCCAGGCGGCCGAGGCGGGCGTCTTCATCCTGGCGTACCGGGTGTACCGCGAGCGGGTGCTGGGCAAGGAGGAGCCGGCGGCCCGGCGGGACCGCGAGGACACGGACGTCACGTACCAGCGCTTCCGGGACGAGGACGTCGACTTTGACGCGTCGTACGGCGCCGTGACGGTGAGCGACCCCAACGGCGTCGTGCTGGACCCCTGCCCGCCGGACCCGACGCCTGTGTGA